The following are encoded in a window of Brockia lithotrophica genomic DNA:
- a CDS encoding ribonucleotide-diphosphate reductase subunit beta — MLELSPKEPVLRKIRLLAPGKPNKATRIVGGEASGIVNWNDIRYPHFYTIYKTLLGNFWIPDEVPMTRDAKEWESLTPREQEAYLKTIGLLSNLDSVQTRYILEASLFVSDPSVHAILSVIAQQEAVHNQSYSYILSSIVPFDVQNKVFTDAHSDPAVLRRNMLIVDLYEEFREKRTAEALAKSLVASLILEGLNFYSGFAVFYNFARNQKMLGTSTMISYIQRDEMQHGYFVTQLIRAILTENPELDRNGEFSEFALDTIAKAVELESEWTKNVLWGISGIDLEEMLAYVKYLANKRLSMLGLPDLYPGYDENVMPWIQAYSDENINNIKTDFFEQRARTYTKVTDINGFDEL; from the coding sequence CCTCGCACCGGGAAAGCCGAACAAGGCCACGCGCATCGTAGGCGGCGAGGCGAGCGGAATCGTAAACTGGAATGACATTCGCTACCCGCACTTTTACACGATCTACAAGACGCTTCTCGGGAATTTCTGGATTCCCGATGAAGTGCCCATGACGCGCGACGCCAAGGAGTGGGAAAGCCTCACGCCTAGGGAGCAGGAAGCGTACCTCAAGACGATTGGGCTCCTCTCCAACCTCGACTCCGTTCAAACGCGCTACATCCTCGAGGCGAGCCTCTTCGTCTCCGACCCTTCTGTACACGCGATTCTCTCCGTCATCGCCCAGCAGGAAGCCGTACACAACCAGAGCTACTCGTACATCCTTTCGTCCATCGTGCCTTTCGACGTGCAGAACAAGGTGTTTACCGATGCGCATTCCGACCCTGCGGTTCTTAGGCGCAACATGCTCATCGTAGACCTCTACGAGGAATTCCGGGAAAAGCGTACAGCAGAAGCTTTGGCAAAGAGCCTCGTCGCCTCCCTCATCCTCGAAGGTCTCAACTTCTACTCGGGCTTTGCGGTGTTCTACAATTTCGCGCGCAACCAAAAGATGCTTGGGACTTCCACGATGATCAGCTACATCCAGCGCGACGAGATGCAGCACGGGTACTTCGTCACTCAGCTCATTCGGGCGATTCTCACAGAAAATCCCGAGCTCGACCGAAACGGGGAGTTCTCGGAATTCGCACTTGACACGATCGCAAAGGCGGTTGAGCTCGAGAGCGAATGGACGAAGAACGTCCTCTGGGGAATCAGCGGAATCGACCTCGAAGAGATGCTTGCGTACGTGAAGTACCTCGCGAATAAGCGCCTCTCCATGCTTGGGCTTCCCGACCTCTATCCCGGGTACGACGAAAACGTGATGCCGTGGATTCAGGCGTACTCCGACGAAAACATCAACAACATTAAGACCGACTTCTTCGAGCAGCGCGCCCGCACGTACACCAAGGTGACGGACATAAACGGGTTTGACGAGCTTTGA
- the cas7g gene encoding type I-G CRISPR-associated RAMP protein Csb1/Cas7g, whose protein sequence is MNVEGFANLLKQALSDNGTAVGIRVEQKFRPFESGFDVQPPTYSAGEEGRGGRQRPVRHFALRRIGGRLFLTVLLDSIPSQANRLEELMVRRAKELELPVVGVRVENYLVTQYDAPHRIYDAYFKFSKLGSQPFFTSPVGREILWADTFTATPIYRWSPNTLLFGGWASHADEAAMTLTQGGKFQRAQAKIERALEATIFGVVADLTPFEETLEKNADQLDRMLDGLSRFFTVGKTESRYDPLNPSAATGRQVSEEKLSQLGLGHILPTINADGGYVTVQEIVYHSVLKFSSLRKLYFPPQQGTYAHERDVAGRLVLATLGLHLLSVYLSQGAIKLRSRATLVPENSLVNAMYLEHVREERVIQLDPKFTRELYIYAKKDAEENHGLSFEKECLLLDLDEDELSNKSSFTFKVPLTPSYVYDICPKFAERENGR, encoded by the coding sequence ATGAACGTTGAGGGATTTGCCAATCTCCTTAAACAAGCCTTGTCCGACAACGGAACGGCCGTCGGGATAAGGGTGGAGCAAAAGTTCCGACCGTTTGAGAGCGGTTTCGACGTGCAACCCCCGACGTACTCGGCAGGCGAGGAAGGTCGCGGGGGAAGGCAACGCCCTGTCCGTCACTTCGCCTTGAGACGCATAGGCGGCAGGCTTTTCCTCACGGTGCTTTTAGATTCGATTCCTTCGCAGGCTAACCGGTTAGAAGAACTCATGGTTCGCCGAGCGAAAGAGCTCGAACTTCCGGTCGTAGGAGTTCGGGTGGAAAATTACCTAGTCACACAGTACGATGCACCGCACCGAATCTACGACGCCTACTTCAAGTTTTCGAAACTCGGTAGTCAGCCCTTCTTTACTTCCCCCGTAGGGCGTGAGATTCTGTGGGCCGACACCTTTACGGCTACGCCGATTTACCGGTGGTCGCCCAACACGCTCCTTTTTGGCGGTTGGGCATCTCATGCGGACGAAGCTGCAATGACGCTCACTCAGGGAGGTAAGTTCCAACGCGCGCAGGCCAAGATCGAACGGGCGCTTGAGGCGACGATCTTTGGCGTTGTCGCCGACCTTACGCCTTTTGAAGAAACGTTAGAAAAGAATGCGGATCAACTCGATCGCATGTTGGACGGTTTAAGTCGGTTTTTCACGGTTGGGAAGACCGAGAGTCGGTATGACCCCCTCAATCCTTCGGCAGCGACAGGGAGGCAAGTTTCCGAGGAAAAACTCTCCCAGCTCGGCCTCGGCCACATCCTTCCGACAATCAACGCGGATGGCGGTTACGTGACGGTACAGGAGATCGTCTATCATTCCGTGCTCAAATTTTCTTCGCTTCGAAAACTCTATTTCCCGCCCCAACAAGGCACATATGCTCACGAACGCGATGTGGCCGGAAGATTGGTGTTGGCGACCTTGGGCCTCCACCTTCTTTCGGTGTACCTTTCTCAGGGGGCAATTAAGCTGCGTTCGCGGGCAACGCTCGTTCCCGAGAATTCTCTTGTGAACGCCATGTACCTCGAGCACGTTCGGGAAGAAAGAGTGATCCAGCTGGATCCAAAGTTTACCAGGGAGCTCTACATTTATGCAAAAAAAGATGCAGAAGAAAACCACGGCCTCAGTTTTGAAAAGGAGTGCCTTCTGCTCGATCTCGATGAAGATGAATTGTCGAATAAATCATCGTTCACTTTTAAAGTCCCCCTTACACCCAGCTACGTGTACGATATTTGCCCCAAGTTTGCCGAAAGAGAAAACGGAAGGTAG